ggtcagtgttcactttgaagggcggaatttcaccaaacatattataatcttctgacatgtctgtcttgtcctccactcccatgatgtttcttttccctgaaagaacaatgtggcgctttggatcatcgcatgatgtactgatcgttttcttatctttccgtttcctcggtttgctactcatgtccttcaaataaaaaacctgagcgacatctttggcaaggacgaatggttcgtcaaggtaaccaagattgttgaaatccaccattgtcattccgtattgctcgtccacctttaccccacctcctgttagcttgaaccatttgcaccggaacaaagggaccttaaaggagggtccatagtcaagttcccatatctcgtctatgtaaccataatatgtgacctttcgcccattctcggttgctgcatcaaagcggacaccactgttttggttggtgctctttttatctagggcgatggtgtaaaatgtattcccatttatctcgtacccttggaaaatcgttatagtcgaagatggtttcttggccaacatgtacaactGATCTctaacatcatcattgtcattcattaaatgttttcgcaaccaactgccgaaagtctccatgtgggcctttctaatccaggattcaggcttccccgggttgtccgagcgtaaaatattcttgtgttgctcgaagtacggagccaccaagctggaattttgcagaactgtgtggtgtgcttcagtcatagaatgaccgtccatacatatcgtggatttccttctgatcttgccttttccacttagtctcccctcgtgccgcgattgaggaataccaatcagcttaaggtcaggaacatagtcaatacagaactcaattacctcctcatttccatagcccttgacgatgcttccttctgggatagcacggttacgaacatatttctttaatactcccatgaacctctcaaaggggaacatatcgtgtagaaatacaggaccgagaatggaaatctcttcgactaggtggagcaggaggtgcgtcataatatcgaagaaggatggtgggaacaccaactcgaaactgacaaggcattggaccacatcgttctgtaaccgtggtagatcttctggattgattaccttctgagagattgcattgaggaatgcacatagcttcacaatggctactcgaacattttccggcaggagccccctcaaagcaatcggaagcaattgcgtcataatcacgtggcagtcgtgagacttcaggttttggaactttttctccgccatgtttattattccctttatattcgacgagaagccagacgggaccttcatactgctcatgcattcaaaaaaaatgaccttctcttctttggtaagagcgtagctggcacgaccttgaaaccattccggatgccggtcatctgggtctttcaaaagttgctggtcctgccgtgcttcctttgtatcatttgtcttcccatacacgcccaagaagcttagcaggttcacgcaaatattcttcgtaacatgcatcacgtcgattgcagagcggacatctaggactttccaatattctagctcccaaaatatagatttcttcttccacatgggtgcgtgcccgtcaactccccgcggaactgattgtccgccaggaccctttccaaagatgactttcaaatccttgaccatatcaaatatctcagcaccagtacgttccgcaggcttcggccggtgatctgccttgccgttgaaatgcttgcctttctttcttacgttatgatttcggggaagaaatcgacgatgacccaggtacacgttcttcttacaattaaccaaacatacactttcagtctcatgtaagcagtgcgtgcatgcattgtatcccttatttgtctgtcccgaaaggttactgagagcaggccaatcgttgatggttacaaaaagcaacgctcgtaggtcaaattcctctcctttgtgctcatcccagacacgtacaccaggtctggcccacaactgtaaaagttcatcaactaatggccttaggtacacatcgatgtcgttcccgggttgctttggaccttggatgagcactggcgtcataatgaacttccgcttcatgcacaaccaaggaggaaggttgtagatggatagagtcacgggccaggtgctatggctggagctctgctcgccaaaaggattcatgccatcagtacttagaccaaatcttatgttccttgcgtcagctgcaaaatctttgaacactctgtcgatctttctccattgcgttccatcagcggtgtgtctcaactccccgtcggacttacggtcctctttgtgccatcgcaacgacttggcatgctttttgttcctgaacagacgtttcaaccgtggtattataggagcatatcacattaccttggcgggaaccctcttcctgggtttctcgccctcaacattgtcaccagggtcatcgcctctgatcttataacgcaatgcagtgcatacagggcattcattcaaattctcgtattcaccgcggtagaggatgcagtcgttaatgcatgcatgtatcttcagaacctctaaacctagagggcagacaaccttctttgcttcgtacgtactggcgggcaactcgttattcttcggaaacatattcttcaacattttcagcaaattttcaaatgatgagtcacctacaccttcctgtgccttccattttagcaaatccagtgtgcagcccagctttttcagactattatcgcatcctggatacaacgactttttttgatcctctaacatgcgatccaaattctccctatccttgtcagtttcgcagcgtctccgtgcatcagcaatggtccgaccaagatcatcagcgggctcatcatgtgcctcttcttcaccttcacctaacccttccccaccttcagcatcatcctccatgaaagtatcaccgaaatgatcatgatagttgtcatcgatatcatccccttcttcatcttcttccattctaacccctctttctccatgcttggtccaacaattatagcttcgcatgaaaccgtgccgaagcaggtgcatgtgaacgtctcttgaggaggagtaacccttctgattcttacagacagcacatggacagataataaaaccttgctgcttgttcgcatttgccactacgaggaaatctttcaaacccgtagtgaactcgccggagagtcggggaccgtacatccattgccgattcatctgcattattataatataaagtatataattaaccatcatgcatttgttaaactaactagctagaaataatacaaattaaacaatgaactacacacatgcatattttatcaatgacacatgaaaggttcatgttgctaaccgcgatcgcggaggaaaaataaatgagaaagctcaagtgtggctcggacacttcatatcatgtttgtttcaggctctcgggcattttatcgaacaccttgtgtgcataggaggaaccaaaagcaaacccaccacccccttctgaatattgtgaagtgagctgagtgaagtgaagtgagctgagtcctatatatagggatgggcctttagtcccggttggcctggccaaccgcgactaaaggccttcggggacctttagtcccggttggccagaccaaccgggactaaagaccctcccgtccgccagctggatgggcctttagtcccggttggcctggccaaccgcgactaaaggccttcggggacctttagtcccggttggccaggccaaccgggactaaagcccctcccgtccgccagctgtcgaccgagcgcgctgggcccagatagttggtcgcgggtctcctcccgaaccgtgactaaagaccccttttgtcgcggttcgattattttggggactaatgggggcgtatggaagcctctttttctactagtgctaggTTCATGACACCAAACCTCACCTGCCCCTTTTTGTTAGAGTAAACCGTGCATCCAGTTACTAGGCTGGGTGGCCACACATAAACTGATTAATTTGTCAGAGGTGCGCGTTGGTCGGTTTGTTAAGGAAAAGATCAAGATATTTCCATCAGACAAATAAAATGCTTCTATCACAAGCTTGTTACAAAGAACCAACTCAGATAATAATCTTTTCTCATATATTTATGCAGACTGTCTATATATGTCGGAGCTGGTTTCTGGAACCTGGTTTGGTGTGCCTAGTTTCTGAAATGTAGCAAGAATCATATTTGTAGTTCTAAATTTAAGAAGAAAAAATAACGATCATAATTTTTTTTAGAGAATGAGCCTCCTCATCAATTTCCATTAAACAAACGGCTAATCAAATTTACAAGAGTTTGGAACCAAAAAGAAGCTAAAACAAGACATGCAGGAAAATAGAGCTATCGGCAACCAGAAGAGCAGGTTCACAGCGGAGCAACAATAAACCAAGTCTCACATGCACCAGAAAGGGAGAGACCACAAGAACAACTCTACTAACAAACTTTTGCACATTGAACTTTTCACACTGCAATCCTGAGCACAACCGGGTTCCAACCATGGCCTCAAGCATACTCCTCCTGAATCACCAGATTGATCTTTAAGATCCCTTCTTCAATCCTTCCTCCATCTCGTCGTTTCTGCAAAATGCTCCAACTATTAGGCTCTAGAATACAACAACATGATCATCTAGTATTTTTTTATTAAAGCAAGCAGAGTTCCTAGTTTCCATATTGTCCAATGAATTTCTGTCTCCCCCACAGATAACCAATTTCCACTGAGACACGGGAAAAGAATTAATCCACACGCTAGACAATGGCGCCGGCAATAACAACGGTGACGACATGATCAATGGGGATGACGATGACCCCAACGACGGAGAATATAATTTGGAGGACGAGGAGGAAAGATGCCTCGGCCCCGATGAGTATGACGCTTTCGAGCAACCCCTTGAGGTACCCCAGCTCAAAACTCTGTGCAAGTGATTGGATAGTACGACCAAAAGCATCAAAAAGAAGTACCAACGTCTCAAGACCGAAGAAGATGAGCTAACGACATATGGACCGAGCTCCTTAGGGCTGAGCAGGCTCGAGGACAAGCTCGAACAGACTGCTGCTAACAGATCTTACCCCGCAAAAACTTGCTGGACTAGTTGGAGGACAACGCGCTTTCAAAACGTGAGTAGGTTGAAACCCTCGACTGTCCTCCCCAGGACAGAGATCGACAGACAGGCACCGACAAAATAGCCTTCGAGGCGCATGGAGCCCGAGGTGGAGTCAACCCACCATGGACCACCACGAGATATGAACCCAAGGAGAAGAGGCCCTTAAGCTTCGAAAACCCACATCAATCAATCTACAAGTCCAGGCAATGCCCACCTGCTGGACAGACCGGATATTTGGCGTAGCTAGCAAAGAATGGTGATGTGCCCGACTACACTTGCGACCGCTTAGTAACCATGTCGGACGTACGCCACACGACTGCAAGAGTCCGAGGAGCTACACACCCTCGGTGCTTTATAGATGAGGTCATGCAACACCAGTTCCCTGCTAATCCTACGAGCTATTGGATTTCCCTGAAGAGGAAGGTTGATGTAGCACAACAGCAaaaagtatttccctcagttaagaaccaaggtttatcAAACAGTAGGAGTCCACAAGCTAGCAAGATAAGCAGCAACCGCACACAAACTAAATAAATGCTTGCACCCAACTTGgcaagggggttgtcaatcccctcgtCTTGCTAGTTACAAGTTTAAAAGCTAATAGTGATAGACAATGATATGTCAAATGGCAAAATAGTAAAGAGAGCAATAGAGCAACACAAATAATAATAGAGAATGAACGTGGGGGCCTTAGgttcactagtgacttctctctCGAAAGCAGGTATGGcatggtaaacaaattactgttgggcaattgacagataAGCAACATTCATACTATGATCATTCATGGCATAATCTTGTATAGGCATCATATGCATGCCAATTAGACCGTAATCCaactgcatctactactgttactccacccgaagaccgctatccatcatgcatgtCACAGTATTAAGTTTGCAAGAAATAGAGTAACGCagtaagcaagatgacatgatgtagctcGACAGAAAGAAACCTAGCAATAAGATCAATCCCCGTTCTTTTATTCTTAGTAGCAACAACACATCATGTGCCTTTGCCCCATTTTGTCACTGGGCAAGATCACCGTGAGGTTGAACCACTACTATGCACCACTCCCTCTGAAGAATTACCCATCTATCTTGGCCAGGGAAGACAAATAACTTGAAAAGCATACATAGCTACTTAATCATACAACAAAGAAACTTCAATTATATTCAATGAACAAtgtgatcataaatccacaaatCATCGGATCACAACAAAGACACCATAAGAATTAAATCGGGTTGATCTTAGAGGAGATTATTGTATTGAAGAtccaggagagagagagagagagagagagagagagagagagagagggagggagagagaggaagtCATCTAGATACTACTACTGACCCATAGGTCCTGAAGGAACCactcacacatcatcatggaggcagcaaggtttatgaagatggccaccccaatggtttccccctccggcagagctccagGACAGGGCTCCAGATGGGATCACTTCAGAATAGAGACTTGCGGCGGCGATAAAATTATCTCGTTTGTCTCTCTGAGAGTGCCGGGAATATTGGGAATTAATAGGTCAAGAATTAGGTCATACGGAGCAGCAGGGGCCCCACAAGCCTTGGTGGCATGACTAGGGGGTAGCCGCGCCCCTGGGCTTATGGGCCCCTTGTCCATCGTCTAGTCAATTACGTTTTCCACGCGTCATAACCAATGGCAGACATGACTTGGAGAAGAagtcctcctccctcctcccatgAGGCGACCGGGGGGACCTCCATCCCGCTGGCCCTTACTGCCACTCAACGGCGCGGTCGGGTGAAGCCCAACcatcgccggcggcggcggggcctctGGCTCTTCTTGCCCGTGCGGGGCTGGTGACGGCCGGCGACCCGAGCCATAACATGGCGGGGGCCGGGTACCACGGCCCACGGCAGTAGAGCGGGTGGATGCAGTGCTCCGATGCCCTGTTGCCCACTTGCCTGGTGGCTTGGTGGATGGGTGCGCCTGGGCGCTTGCGACGACCGTGTAGGCTTCCAGATATATATATCCAGATGGTGCAGGTTGCGGGCGGCTGCCCCCACCGTGGCCTCGGATGGTCGTGGTGGAGGCGTAGTAGCGGCGGGACAGAGGGTGGGCTGGTTAGATTTGGTTGCTCCGACGGCAGACAACGGCGATCTCGAAGATGGGCATCCCCGGTGAGTAGATTTGGTTGATGGCGGCGTTTCACAGGGTTGTCCTCGCTAGTGGTAGGGTGTCGTTGGTGGTCTCGTGTGGAGCTATGCCGGCCGCCGAGGTGGGGCAGCACATGGGATGCTCGGTGGGGAGGTTGGCAACAGGGATGGCGGCGCCGACATGGTCGGGCCACCCGTCGCTGACACAAGGGTGTGCTGGTCGTGGATGCATCctctccccttccttcccctTTCCATGCCTAATTGCGCTACCATAGCTCCGACGGTGTTCTAGGCGGTACGTATGCTTCGGCCCCGTCGGTTGGGGCCTGCCTATTGGACCAAAGCCGAACACTTTGGCTGGTCTTGGAGGGGTTTGGATGCAGGGCGGTGGCCCTGGCGGCGGGAGGCATGACATTTGTAGGCGGAGCTTGCGTCTCAGGTGCGGTCGGGCAGCCATGGCCACGCGGGTGGCTTGGTTCCGTGTGTTTAGCGGAGCTTGGGTGCGACGGAGGTGTGTGAACACTGGGGTGCATCACTTCCCCAATCCGTGTACTGGCTGATTGTGGCGGCATCTGTTGACGTCGTATCCTTCCCGTAGGCTCCGTCGCGGTGTTCCGACTCCTTTCGTCATGCTTCGAAAAAAACATGATCTACATGATCGGGCGGCGGCAGCTATAAGTGGTCGTAACCTTCTAGGAGACACCATTTTGGAGTCATGGCTTCAACGTTGTCCATCTCACCTCTTCGTTGTGGTGCATAGTGGAGGTGTCCGTCGGCTCCAAACGGTCATCTTCGCATATCTGTAGCTAGCTTGGTAGTCGGTGGGTGGTGTGTCAGTGCCCGACACCTTTGTATGTTGTCTTGCTTGTGTGTTGTGTGCGGTGATGGCGTGTGTTTGTATCGGTCTACTCAGTTGTAATGCAGTGAtggttgctttataatataaagcggggaaCCCCGTTTTCGTCATAACCAATGGCAGGCATTATAGTGCCGCACATGTATTGCAGACAAGCACTATGTATGTAGAATTTCCCGAAGTGTTCCACCAAATCAGCAAACTTACATTAAATTACTAGATAATCGTCTATTGTATCAGAGAAGGGGAAATGCACCCTGAATTTTCATTTGTTATGGAAATACGACGCATAATAACCAAAATAGCATATGACATCATATCAGAGTGATGAAACAAGATATTGTTGATTATTCATAACATTGAAATACATTCATGGCTTACAGACACAAAGCAGCATGACATATTCTCCATTTATTTTATAGATAAGTATGCCCGAGAAATTCAACCAAATCCTTGGTTTATGCACTAATCTTCCGTGTAATCAACAAATGTCTGACTTAGTTGTGGTTGTTCTCCCAAAATTGAGCCTGGAGATAGTCTATTGTATTCTTTTCCACCTGAAATGCTTTGGCAAGAACATCATCTGATATTGGTGGGTCCGACCCAAACACTGCATTGGCAATTGTGATAGCCCCTGGGTTCTGGCTGCTGAGCGCAGCAATTGCAACAGCGGGCTGGTGGGGGTTGGGGTTGAATTGGAAGTGGATGAGCCCCACGGGGAAGACAAACACATCACCTTTGTTGAGCACCTTGGAGAGGAGCTTGTTTCTGTTGGGGGCGGGCTGGTTGGATGTGACAAAGCCAACATACAGTGTCCCCTCGAGCACCGTGAGGATCTCAGTGGCGCGAGGGTGCGTATGTGGTGGGTTCTGACCCAAGGGAGCGTAGTCGATGCGCGCAATTGAGATGCCGAGGGTGTTGAGTCCAGCAATCTGCATGACGTTGATCAAAGTGACGTTGGATCCAACCTTGTTGGTCACCCTAGGCTTGTCGAGGTTGGCTGCCTTGAAGAAGTCGTCTGCGTTAACTTCCATTGGGTTCTTGCAAACAAACCCATTGACACTCACTGGTGCATCGAGGAGATGTAACATGTAAACTCATATATTACCAAGCTGTTTCGACTTGAATATAATTTCCAGAAATTCGTTTGGTGAAAACATGatgagaaaccggataatacctGGTGAATGCATGTCGGCGACACAAAAGTCCTGGAGTGGGCCAGGATCGGAGGCAATGGCCTGCCATGAGACCAAGGCAAGAAGAGCAGCAAGGAGAAGGATGGAAGAGGAGGTTGCCATTTGAGTTTAGTATTGTTGGCTCTTCTTTTCTCTTGTGTTCCTGTTTGTGTTTGTGGCCTGAGTGATGCTTTGAACATGCAGGGTGTGTATGTCTTTATATAGGCGCACTGAGCGGGAGCAATAGACATAGTCAGGTGGAACCGACCAACAGATTGAAATGGTCTCTGGCTGCTGATTAAACTATTTTGCATAAACTTTACATGCTCCTCTTTACACGTTTTCCCTTCAATGATGCAATGCAGCGTATACAATTACAATTAGATAAAGCAACTCTATGTGATGTACGACTGAGTAGTAACTATGGCTGTTTCTTCATCTCACCCGAGTCTCCACAATGCATGCATGGCTAATTCCAGGAAAGTTCACCACCCGTCACCATTATTAATTAAGGAAAAGATTTACAAACAAGAAACATCCGGCAAGAGGAAAAATGAATTCCACTAGTTTAATTAGGTATCTAAGTATCCTGCGTTTCTATCATACTATCATATACCAGGTCATACTCTGAACTGGTGCACACGAAATCAGTCAAAGAGCAGTTGAGAGAAGCCAAGTCATGTAA
This genomic window from Aegilops tauschii subsp. strangulata cultivar AL8/78 chromosome 4, Aet v6.0, whole genome shotgun sequence contains:
- the LOC109757340 gene encoding germin-like protein 8-5, with protein sequence MATSSSILLLAALLALVSWQAIASDPGPLQDFCVADMHSPVSVNGFVCKNPMEVNADDFFKAANLDKPRVTNKVGSNVTLINVMQIAGLNTLGISIARIDYAPLGQNPPHTHPRATEILTVLEGTLYVGFVTSNQPAPNRNKLLSKVLNKGDVFVFPVGLIHFQFNPNPHQPAVAIAALSSQNPGAITIANAVFGSDPPISDDVLAKAFQVEKNTIDYLQAQFWENNHN